CGGCGCGGCGGGCCGGGCGGCACCCGGCGGGAGGCGGGGGCGGTCATACCGCCGCGACCTTGCCGCTCGCCTCGGCCGCCGGGGCGCTCGCTGCGGCCGCCCGCAGCACGGTGGCCTGCCGCTCGTCGTGCCCGCGGTCCCGGAAGTGCACGTACCAGAGGTAGAGACCCCGGATCAGGCACGTGAGGGCGGTGGCGAAGAAGATGCCGTACGCGATGTGCGCGATCATGAAGAGGGCGTACAGCAGCGCGACCCCGGCGCCGAAGGCGACCTGGTTGGCGGGCTTCGAGGGCGTCGTACCGGGGTCCGTGATCATGTAGTTGGTGAAGAGCACGAACGCCACGCCGGTCATCATGCCGAGCGCAGCGGGGATCGACGTGCCGAAGACCAGCCCGCGCAGCACGGCCTGGAGGGCGAACGTGCCGAGCCACCCGGCGATCAGCCACATCCGGCCGGTGAGCTTCGCGTTGAGGATGGTGCCCGACATCAGGATGCCCAGCACGATCAGCCAGCCGAACGGGGTGTTGACGTGCTCGGTGAAGTGGTACGGCGGCGCGATGCTGGCCCACG
The nucleotide sequence above comes from Streptomyces kaniharaensis. Encoded proteins:
- a CDS encoding RnfABCDGE type electron transport complex subunit D codes for the protein MADKAPTTKQTAHQPAPPEAAARPATASRHEPKVVIALRRFAISITVFNILGYTVLGFEQPWTWPLIALATAYTTETALELVGAKVEGRRPRFLGNGLPGMLEFLYPSHITGLALNMLTYVNDRLPVMMFGVVFAVSAKWVLRVPVRGRLRHYMNPSNFGIAAILVLFPWASIAPPYHFTEHVNTPFGWLIVLGILMSGTILNAKLTGRMWLIAGWLGTFALQAVLRGLVFGTSIPAALGMMTGVAFVLFTNYMITDPGTTPSKPANQVAFGAGVALLYALFMIAHIAYGIFFATALTCLIRGLYLWYVHFRDRGHDERQATVLRAAAASAPAAEASGKVAAV